A genome region from Carya illinoinensis cultivar Pawnee chromosome 2, C.illinoinensisPawnee_v1, whole genome shotgun sequence includes the following:
- the LOC122296382 gene encoding cyclin-dependent kinase inhibitor 7-like, which translates to MRKSRSGIADIAVMEVAQVGVRARARVGPAMVAAASSATTTAKRRKLDTQELKFSQSSSSSFVQLRNRRRLVISPESTEEGRCSSPSSDHVATSCCSSNGSSSLLPEEERIEFVDLQDGSSEVETSTYSFCRERRETTPSSEPRAESANLESTARPTEANSRPRSTVEKRKMPTESEIEEFFADAEKDLQKRFVEKYNYDIFNDVPLEGRYEWVRLKP; encoded by the exons ATGAGGAAGTCTAGGTCTGGAATAGCAGATATTGCGGTAATGGAGGTCGCTCAGGTGGGCGTGAGGGCCAGAGCTCGAGTAGGTCCGGCCATGGTGGCTGCCGCCAGCTCAGCCACCACCACCGCGAAGAGGAGGAAGCTCGACACCCAGGAATTGAAGTTTTCCCAGTCGTCATCTTCGTCGTTTGTGCAGCTAAGGAACCGGAGACGCCTCGTGATATCCCCTGAGTCGACGGAGGAAGGCCGGTGCTCCAGCCCTAGCTCGGATCACGTCGCGACATCATGTTGCTCCAGTAACGGTTCGAGTTCGCTGCTACCGGAGGAAGAGAGAATCGAATTCGTAGATCTGCAG GATGGGAGTTCTGAAGTTGAAACATCCACGTATAGTTTCTGCCGAGAAAG GAGAGAGACGACGCCATCGAGCGAGCCTCGAGCAGAGTCGGCCAACCTGGAATCAACGGCGAGGCCAACCGAGGCGAACTCTCGCCCCAGATCAACGGTGGAGAAGAGGAAGATGCCAACGGAGTCCGAGATCGAAGAATTCTTTGCGGACGCCGAGAAAGACCTGCAAAAACGTTTCGTGGAAAA GTACAATTACGACATCTTCAATGATGTGCCCTTGGAAGGACGTTACGAGTGGGTTCGATTAAAGCCGTGA